A section of the Dermacoccus nishinomiyaensis genome encodes:
- the miaA gene encoding tRNA (adenosine(37)-N6)-dimethylallyltransferase MiaA, translated as MDAVNGTPAPLEVIALVGPTATGKSDLSLDLAERLGGEIVNADASQFYRGMDVGTAKLAPHERRGIPHHQIDTLDILDEATIARFQEGARADIAAILARGRRPIVVGGSGLYVRAALDVLDIPPTDPLVRAHFEQRAVAEGSGALHRELAAKDPQAARDILASNVRRVVRALEVIEITGRPFSASAPTKTFLRPTIVLGLQADPDVLVARIERRVDLMWAAGMLDEVRALDARGLRQGRTASRAIGYSQALRQLDGDLDEAAAKAETAIATRQFARRQRAWFRPDPRPVWLPFDAPDLLGRTLAEIVAYAPERHGAVAKPDADAV; from the coding sequence ATGGATGCCGTGAACGGCACTCCCGCGCCCTTGGAGGTCATCGCGCTCGTCGGCCCGACGGCGACGGGCAAGAGCGACCTGTCGCTCGACCTCGCAGAGCGTCTCGGCGGCGAGATCGTCAACGCCGACGCCTCCCAGTTCTACCGCGGCATGGACGTCGGGACGGCCAAGCTCGCGCCGCACGAGCGTCGGGGCATCCCGCATCACCAGATCGACACGCTCGACATCCTCGACGAGGCGACGATCGCTCGCTTCCAGGAGGGGGCGCGCGCCGACATCGCCGCCATCCTCGCGCGCGGCCGGCGCCCCATCGTCGTCGGCGGTTCGGGCCTGTACGTGCGCGCCGCGCTCGACGTCCTCGACATCCCGCCGACGGATCCGCTGGTGCGCGCCCACTTCGAACAACGCGCGGTGGCCGAGGGTTCCGGCGCCCTGCATCGCGAGCTGGCCGCGAAGGATCCGCAGGCAGCACGCGACATCCTCGCAAGCAACGTGCGGCGGGTCGTGCGGGCCCTCGAGGTCATCGAGATCACCGGGCGCCCGTTCAGCGCGAGCGCGCCGACCAAGACCTTCCTGCGCCCGACGATCGTCCTCGGCCTGCAAGCCGACCCAGACGTCCTCGTTGCCCGCATCGAACGCCGCGTCGACCTCATGTGGGCCGCCGGAATGCTCGACGAGGTGCGCGCCCTCGACGCCCGCGGCCTGCGTCAGGGCCGCACGGCGAGCCGCGCGATCGGTTACAGCCAGGCGCTGCGACAGCTCGACGGCGACCTCGACGAGGCCGCAGCGAAGGCCGAGACGGCCATCGCGACGCGCCAGTTCGCGCGCCGTCAGCGCGCCTGGTTCCGGCCCGATCCGCGGCCGGTGTGGCTGCCGTTCGACGCTCCCGATCTGCTCGGTCGTACGCTCGCGGAGATCGTCGCCTACGCGCCGGAGCGGCACGGCGCGGTGGCGAAACCTGACGCCGACGCGGTGTGA
- the dapF gene encoding diaminopimelate epimerase, with protein MTRIHFTKGHGTQNDFVLVPDESGELDLTPEQVAYLCHRHAGIGADGVIRVVRTANVPEVAHLAPQATWFMDYRNADGSLAEMCGNGTRVFAEYLRSRGLVSGDEGAPFVIATRAGLKEMVAVPHGWAVDLGQWRLARAEEAERRGMDSVVQVHGSPDPLPALSLDLGNPHTVVALPPSVHLSALDLSDAPHIDPHPEQGSNVEFVHAIEHAHIGMRVHERGSGETRSCGTGAAAAALATWWWGGQPADQVDWRVDVLGGTLGVHIKGTEVALSGPAVLVADGEIDLSQL; from the coding sequence GTGACGCGCATCCACTTCACCAAGGGCCACGGCACGCAGAACGACTTCGTCCTCGTTCCCGACGAATCCGGCGAGCTCGACCTGACGCCCGAGCAGGTCGCCTACCTGTGCCACCGCCACGCCGGCATCGGCGCCGACGGCGTCATCCGTGTCGTGCGCACGGCGAACGTGCCCGAGGTCGCCCATCTCGCGCCGCAGGCGACGTGGTTCATGGACTACCGCAACGCTGACGGCTCGCTGGCCGAGATGTGCGGCAACGGCACGCGCGTCTTCGCCGAGTACCTGCGTTCCCGCGGTCTCGTGAGCGGTGACGAGGGGGCGCCGTTCGTGATCGCGACGCGTGCCGGGCTCAAGGAGATGGTGGCCGTGCCGCACGGCTGGGCCGTCGACCTCGGCCAGTGGCGCCTCGCCCGCGCAGAGGAGGCCGAGCGGCGGGGGATGGACTCGGTCGTCCAGGTTCACGGGTCACCGGACCCGCTGCCCGCCCTGAGCCTCGACCTCGGCAACCCGCACACCGTCGTCGCGCTGCCGCCGTCGGTGCACCTGTCGGCCCTGGACCTGAGCGACGCTCCGCACATCGACCCGCACCCCGAGCAGGGCTCGAACGTCGAGTTCGTCCACGCCATCGAGCACGCGCACATCGGCATGCGCGTCCACGAGCGCGGCTCGGGGGAGACCCGCTCATGCGGCACCGGCGCGGCTGCCGCGGCGCTCGCGACGTGGTGGTGGGGCGGCCAGCCGGCCGATCAGGTCGACTGGCGCGTCGACGTGCTCGGGGGCACGCTCGGCGTGCACATCAAGGGCACCGAGGTCGCGCTGTCCGGCCCCGCCGTGCTCGTCGCCGACGGCGAGATCGACCTGTCGCAGCTGTGA
- the recA gene encoding recombinase RecA, translating to MAQIEKAHGKGSIMRLGEDVRPPIEVIPTSSIALDVALGIGGLPRGRVVEIYGPESSGKTTVALHAVANAQKAGGIAAFIDAEHALDPEYARKLGVDTDSLLVSQPDTGEQALEIADMLIRSGSLDIIVIDSVAALVPRAEIEGEMGDSHVGLQARLMSQALRKITGALNSTGTTAIFINQLREKIGVMFGSPETTTGGKALKFYASVRIDVRRIETLKDGSEPVGNRTRAKIVKNKVAPPFKQAEFDILYGQGISREGGLIDMGVEQGFVRKSGAWYTYEGDQLGQGKENARTFLKDNPQLTDELELKIKKKLGIIPDDDAVLEGLDPDAPIDAEVMVDF from the coding sequence ATGGCTCAGATCGAGAAGGCCCACGGCAAGGGCTCGATCATGCGCCTCGGCGAGGACGTGCGTCCTCCGATCGAGGTCATCCCCACCAGCTCGATCGCGCTCGACGTCGCGCTCGGCATCGGTGGCCTGCCCCGTGGCCGTGTCGTCGAGATCTACGGCCCGGAATCTTCGGGTAAGACGACGGTCGCGCTCCACGCCGTCGCCAACGCGCAGAAGGCCGGCGGCATCGCGGCCTTCATCGACGCCGAGCACGCGCTCGACCCGGAGTACGCCCGCAAGCTCGGTGTCGACACCGACTCGCTGCTCGTCAGCCAGCCCGACACGGGTGAGCAGGCGCTCGAGATCGCGGACATGCTGATCCGTTCCGGTTCGCTCGACATCATCGTCATCGACTCGGTCGCTGCGCTCGTGCCCCGGGCCGAGATCGAGGGCGAGATGGGTGACAGCCACGTCGGTCTGCAGGCGCGCCTCATGTCGCAGGCGCTGCGCAAGATCACCGGTGCGCTCAACTCGACCGGCACGACGGCGATCTTCATCAACCAGCTGCGCGAGAAGATCGGTGTCATGTTCGGCTCCCCGGAGACGACGACCGGTGGTAAGGCCCTCAAGTTCTACGCGTCCGTCCGCATCGACGTGCGCCGCATCGAGACGCTCAAGGACGGTTCGGAGCCGGTCGGCAACCGCACTCGCGCCAAGATCGTGAAGAACAAGGTGGCGCCGCCGTTCAAGCAGGCGGAGTTCGACATCCTCTACGGCCAGGGCATCTCGCGCGAGGGTGGCCTCATCGACATGGGTGTCGAGCAGGGCTTCGTCCGCAAGTCGGGTGCCTGGTACACGTACGAGGGCGACCAGTTGGGGCAAGGCAAGGAGAACGCCCGCACCTTCCTCAAGGACAACCCGCAGCTCACCGATGAACTCGAGCTCAAGATCAAGAAGAAGCTCGGCATCATCCCGGACGACGACGCGGTGCTCGAGGGCCTCGACCCGGACGCGCCCATCGACGCCGAGGTCATGGTCGACTTCTGA
- the hflX gene encoding GTPase HflX, giving the protein MNRTATNDDLRREDPALNERNPADFLSRRAQALADSDDASPTYDERGFVVDAYDGDQFEREERAALRRVHGLSTELEDVSEVEYRQLRLEKVVLAGVWSEGSAEDAENSLRELAALAETAGSEVLAGVVQRRLRPDPGTWLGKGKAEELKEIVIAEGADTVIADGELAPSQRRALEDVVKVKVIDRTALILDIFAQHAKSKEGKAQVELAQMQYLLPRLRGWGESMSRQAGGQAAGGQGMGSRGPGETKIELDRRRINTRMAKLRREIAEMKTTRDTKRSGRRHNNVPSVAIAGYTNAGKSSILNRLTNAGVLVQNQLFATLDPTVRRAETADGRAYTLADTVGFVRDLPHQLVEAFRSTLEEVADADLLLHVVDGSHPDPESQISAVREVLADVDASDVKEIIVINKADVADPDVIDRLMRHEKYAIAVSARTGAGLPELLQLIADELPKPERRVDVLLPYERGDLLSRLHADAEVLSIEHRGEGTYVHAKVMPELEGELQAYLTNA; this is encoded by the coding sequence ATGAACCGCACCGCAACGAACGACGACCTTCGACGTGAGGATCCAGCCCTGAACGAGCGCAACCCCGCCGACTTCCTGTCCCGCCGAGCCCAGGCTCTCGCCGACAGTGACGACGCGTCCCCCACCTACGACGAGCGCGGCTTCGTCGTCGACGCCTATGACGGCGACCAGTTCGAGCGCGAAGAACGCGCGGCGCTTCGACGTGTCCACGGTCTGTCGACCGAGCTGGAGGACGTCTCCGAGGTCGAGTATCGCCAGCTGCGCCTGGAGAAGGTCGTCCTCGCGGGCGTCTGGAGCGAGGGCAGCGCCGAGGACGCGGAGAACTCGCTGCGCGAGCTCGCCGCGCTCGCCGAGACGGCCGGTTCCGAGGTGCTCGCCGGCGTCGTGCAGCGCCGGCTGCGACCCGACCCCGGCACGTGGCTCGGCAAGGGCAAGGCCGAGGAACTCAAGGAGATCGTCATCGCCGAGGGCGCCGACACCGTCATCGCCGACGGCGAGCTGGCGCCCAGCCAGCGACGCGCGCTCGAGGACGTCGTCAAGGTCAAGGTCATCGACCGCACCGCGCTCATCCTCGACATCTTCGCCCAGCACGCGAAGAGCAAGGAGGGCAAGGCCCAGGTCGAGCTCGCCCAGATGCAGTACCTGCTGCCGCGTCTTCGCGGTTGGGGTGAGTCGATGTCGCGCCAGGCCGGCGGTCAGGCCGCGGGCGGTCAGGGCATGGGCTCGCGCGGTCCGGGTGAGACGAAGATCGAACTCGACCGTCGTCGCATCAACACGCGCATGGCGAAGCTGCGCCGCGAGATCGCCGAGATGAAGACGACGCGCGACACCAAGCGCAGCGGCCGACGTCACAACAACGTGCCGAGCGTCGCCATCGCGGGGTACACGAACGCCGGCAAGAGCTCGATCCTCAACCGCCTCACCAACGCGGGCGTGCTCGTGCAGAACCAGCTGTTCGCGACGCTCGATCCGACGGTGCGTCGCGCCGAGACGGCTGACGGGCGGGCCTACACCCTCGCCGACACCGTCGGGTTCGTGCGCGACCTGCCGCACCAGCTCGTCGAGGCGTTCCGTTCGACGCTCGAGGAGGTCGCGGACGCCGACCTGCTCCTGCACGTGGTCGACGGTTCGCACCCCGACCCCGAATCTCAGATCTCCGCGGTGCGCGAGGTGCTCGCCGACGTCGATGCGAGCGACGTCAAGGAGATCATCGTCATCAACAAGGCCGATGTCGCCGACCCCGACGTCATCGATCGGCTCATGCGCCACGAGAAGTACGCGATCGCGGTGTCGGCGCGCACCGGCGCGGGCCTGCCCGAGCTGCTCCAGCTCATCGCCGACGAGCTGCCGAAGCCGGAGCGCCGTGTCGACGTCCTGCTGCCGTACGAGCGCGGCGACCTGCTCAGCC
- a CDS encoding regulatory protein RecX: MPSRPDDVRQSLGLPDFVDPVDVGEASLAASQTWGDERPATARGLSTGDPAAGVARPFGSAGHESRFAGDDSGDGDNASARPGRAGRRRQGRGGSSSGFGQSSFGTSSFGASSSGVGARSGANRKAKKQLTWAEKAERREKRAAARREAEASEREKDPIGYAREIVLTQLTAMPRSRSQLADKLREKEVSEDVIDVVLDRMEDIGLVDDEAYAAMLVRSKLASRGLARRALRQELKRKGIDDDVATVALEQVDDDVEREQALVLARKKMVTMSRLDEPTQTRRLAGLLARKGYSGELVWSVIRQVQEEAS; the protein is encoded by the coding sequence ATGCCTTCACGACCTGACGACGTCAGGCAGTCTCTGGGGCTGCCCGACTTCGTCGACCCCGTCGACGTCGGCGAGGCGAGCCTCGCCGCGTCACAGACGTGGGGCGACGAGCGACCGGCCACGGCGCGCGGCTTGTCGACCGGCGACCCTGCCGCCGGAGTCGCTCGTCCCTTCGGCTCGGCGGGCCACGAAAGCCGCTTCGCCGGTGACGACAGTGGTGACGGCGACAACGCCAGCGCCCGGCCCGGCCGCGCCGGGCGCCGGCGCCAGGGTCGGGGCGGTTCGTCGTCCGGGTTCGGCCAATCATCGTTCGGTACGTCGTCCTTCGGCGCCTCGTCCTCGGGCGTAGGCGCGCGCTCAGGCGCCAATCGCAAGGCCAAGAAGCAGCTGACGTGGGCCGAGAAAGCCGAGCGGCGCGAGAAGCGGGCAGCGGCGCGACGGGAAGCCGAGGCATCTGAGCGCGAGAAGGACCCGATCGGGTACGCGCGCGAGATCGTCCTCACGCAGCTCACGGCGATGCCGCGCAGCCGCTCGCAGCTCGCCGACAAGCTGCGTGAGAAGGAGGTGAGCGAGGACGTCATCGACGTCGTCCTCGACCGCATGGAGGACATCGGGCTCGTCGACGACGAGGCCTATGCCGCCATGCTCGTGCGTTCGAAGCTCGCCTCCCGGGGGCTCGCCCGTCGCGCGCTGCGTCAGGAGCTCAAGCGCAAGGGCATCGACGACGACGTCGCGACCGTCGCGCTCGAACAGGTCGACGACGATGTCGAACGCGAGCAAGCTCTCGTCCTGGCGCGCAAGAAGATGGTGACGATGAGCCGGCTTGACGAGCCGACGCAGACGCGCCGCCTCGCCGGGCTGCTCGCTCGCAAGGGCTACTCGGGCGAGCTCGTGTGGTCCGTCATCCGGCAGGTGCAGGAGGAAGCGTCATGA
- a CDS encoding MFS transporter, which translates to MRHPRRLVRRSRHDRSRIPTSAQLTPQAPRGYRRGTNGYTRITTALFAAGMATFISMYSAQAVLPQLAREFDVSPATSALAVSATTGVLAFAIVPASILSERFGRIRVMAASALVSALIGLLIPLAHDLGVVLAGRALQGLTLAGVPAVAMAYLAEEVDGRDLGAAMGRYIAGTTIGGLSGRLVAGLALDVVSWRWAMEAAAVVALVFTAVFVRLAPPSRFFAAKPIGVRASMHNVATHLRNARVMALVAIAFLLMGGFVSLYNILGFRLLDEPFALPQALVSLVFVMYLSGTVTSAWAGRLADRFGRGRVLLASIAFMLVGLALAWVDWLPGVLVGMLVFTGAFFAAHSSASGWVSAMADEHRAEASSLYLFGYYTGSSVVGALVGLPFSRSGWAGASLFVGALVVLAALIAAWLVAVTRRTQAAATLGAS; encoded by the coding sequence GTGAGGCACCCACGTCGGCTCGTCCGACGATCTCGTCACGACAGGAGCAGGATTCCCACGAGTGCGCAGCTGACGCCGCAGGCGCCGCGCGGTTATCGGCGCGGCACCAACGGCTACACCCGGATCACGACCGCGCTGTTCGCGGCGGGGATGGCGACGTTCATCTCGATGTACTCGGCGCAGGCCGTCCTGCCGCAGCTCGCTCGCGAGTTCGATGTCTCCCCGGCGACGTCGGCGCTCGCCGTCAGCGCGACGACGGGCGTGCTGGCCTTCGCGATCGTGCCGGCGAGCATCCTGTCGGAGCGGTTCGGGCGCATCCGTGTCATGGCGGCGTCGGCTCTGGTCTCCGCGCTCATCGGCCTGCTCATCCCGCTCGCGCACGATCTCGGTGTCGTGCTCGCCGGTCGCGCGCTGCAGGGCCTGACGCTCGCGGGCGTGCCGGCCGTCGCGATGGCGTACCTCGCGGAGGAGGTCGACGGGCGCGATCTGGGCGCCGCGATGGGCCGTTATATCGCGGGCACGACGATCGGTGGACTGTCGGGGCGCCTCGTCGCGGGGCTGGCCCTCGACGTCGTCAGTTGGCGGTGGGCGATGGAGGCGGCAGCCGTCGTGGCCCTCGTCTTCACGGCCGTTTTCGTGCGCCTCGCGCCGCCGAGCCGGTTCTTCGCGGCCAAACCGATCGGTGTTCGAGCATCGATGCACAACGTCGCGACGCATCTGCGCAACGCACGCGTCATGGCGCTCGTGGCGATTGCGTTCCTGCTCATGGGCGGGTTCGTGTCGCTCTACAACATCCTCGGCTTCCGTCTGCTCGACGAGCCGTTCGCGCTGCCGCAGGCGCTCGTCAGCCTCGTGTTCGTCATGTACCTGTCGGGGACGGTGACGTCGGCGTGGGCGGGGCGCCTCGCCGACCGGTTCGGCCGCGGCCGGGTGCTGCTCGCGTCGATCGCGTTCATGCTCGTCGGTCTCGCCCTCGCGTGGGTCGACTGGTTGCCCGGCGTGCTCGTCGGCATGCTCGTGTTCACGGGCGCGTTCTTCGCCGCTCATTCGAGCGCTAGCGGTTGGGTGAGCGCCATGGCCGACGAGCACCGCGCGGAGGCCAGTTCCCTCTACCTTTTCGGTTACTACACGGGCTCGTCCGTCGTCGGGGCGCTCGTCGGGCTGCCGTTCTCCCGCTCCGGCTGGGCGGGCGCGAGCCTCTTCGTCGGCGCGCTCGTCGTTCTGGCGGCGCTCATCGCGGCGTGGCTGGTCGCCGTCACGCGACGGACGCAGGCCGCGGCCACGCTGGGCGCCTCATGA
- a CDS encoding DUF3046 domain-containing protein, which produces MRESEFNRLMADEFGDAYGSMVASSHVFGALDGRTANEALAAGVPARRVWLAVCDAFDIPEERRLGRDRPVIDHPFE; this is translated from the coding sequence GTGCGAGAGAGTGAGTTCAACCGCCTCATGGCAGACGAGTTCGGCGACGCCTACGGCTCGATGGTGGCGAGCAGCCACGTCTTCGGCGCGCTCGACGGGCGCACCGCGAACGAGGCGCTCGCGGCCGGCGTCCCCGCCCGACGGGTCTGGCTGGCCGTGTGCGACGCCTTCGACATCCCCGAAGAGCGCCGCCTGGGCCGCGACCGGCCCGTCATCGACCACCCGTTCGAGTGA
- the miaB gene encoding tRNA (N6-isopentenyl adenosine(37)-C2)-methylthiotransferase MiaB, with translation MAMAKTYEVRTHGCQMNVHDSERISGLLEQAGYTDFAALPETERSENPDLVVFNTCAVRENAANKLYGNLGHLRPTKDATPGMQIAVGGCLAQKDRATIVERAPWVDVVFGTHNVGSLPALLDRARHNAEAQVEILESLEVFPSTLPTRRDSAYSGWVSISVGCNNTCTFCIVPALRGKEKDRRPGEILAEVKALVAQGVVEITLLGQNVNTYGVEFGDRHAFSKLLRACGEIEGLERVRFTSPHPAAFTDDVIDAMAETPNVMPSLHMPLQSGSDKVLKDMRRSYRSKKFLGIIEKVREKMPDAAITTDIIVGFPGETEEDFQGTLDVVEASRFSSAFTFQYSIRPGTPAATMDDQIPKEVVQERFERLIELQERVSWAGNREQEGRTVEVLVAPSEGRKDAETHRMSGRARDNRLVHFAVPEGAKRPRPGDMVTVDVTYGAPHHLVADSGLDGGTYSVRRTRGGDAWQALQDAAADGTPTGAAKPAVSLGMPSIGQPQMPVATAPACAAN, from the coding sequence ATGGCCATGGCTAAGACGTATGAGGTGCGCACCCACGGGTGCCAGATGAATGTCCACGACTCCGAGCGCATCTCGGGGCTGCTCGAACAGGCCGGTTACACCGACTTCGCGGCGCTTCCGGAGACGGAGCGCTCCGAGAACCCCGATCTCGTCGTGTTCAATACGTGCGCCGTCCGCGAGAACGCAGCGAACAAGCTCTACGGCAACCTCGGGCACCTGCGTCCGACGAAGGACGCGACGCCGGGCATGCAGATCGCCGTCGGCGGCTGCCTCGCGCAGAAGGACCGCGCGACGATCGTCGAGCGCGCGCCGTGGGTCGACGTCGTCTTCGGTACGCACAACGTCGGCTCGCTGCCCGCCCTGCTCGATCGTGCCCGTCACAACGCCGAGGCCCAGGTGGAGATCCTCGAGAGCCTCGAGGTCTTCCCCTCGACGCTCCCGACGCGTCGCGACTCGGCCTATTCCGGCTGGGTGTCGATCTCCGTCGGCTGCAACAACACGTGCACGTTCTGCATCGTGCCGGCGCTGCGCGGCAAGGAGAAGGACCGCCGCCCCGGTGAGATCCTCGCCGAGGTGAAGGCCCTCGTCGCGCAGGGCGTCGTCGAGATCACGCTGCTCGGGCAGAACGTCAACACCTACGGCGTCGAGTTCGGCGACCGTCACGCGTTCAGCAAGCTGCTGCGCGCGTGCGGCGAGATCGAGGGCCTCGAGCGGGTGCGTTTCACGAGCCCGCACCCCGCGGCGTTCACCGACGACGTCATCGACGCGATGGCGGAGACGCCGAACGTCATGCCGAGCCTGCACATGCCGCTGCAGTCGGGCAGCGACAAGGTGCTCAAGGACATGCGCCGCAGCTACCGCAGCAAGAAGTTCCTCGGCATCATCGAGAAGGTCCGCGAGAAGATGCCGGACGCGGCGATCACGACCGACATCATCGTCGGTTTCCCCGGCGAGACGGAGGAGGACTTCCAGGGCACCCTCGACGTCGTCGAGGCCTCCCGCTTCAGCTCGGCGTTCACGTTCCAGTACTCGATCCGCCCTGGCACGCCGGCCGCGACGATGGACGACCAGATCCCCAAGGAGGTCGTCCAGGAGCGTTTCGAGCGCCTCATCGAGCTGCAGGAACGCGTCTCCTGGGCGGGCAACCGCGAGCAGGAGGGGCGCACCGTCGAGGTGCTCGTCGCGCCGAGCGAGGGCCGCAAGGACGCCGAGACGCACCGCATGTCGGGCCGGGCGCGGGACAACCGTCTCGTCCACTTCGCCGTGCCGGAGGGTGCCAAGCGCCCGCGCCCCGGTGACATGGTGACGGTCGACGTCACGTACGGCGCGCCGCACCACCTCGTCGCCGACTCCGGTCTCGACGGCGGCACGTACAGCGTGCGCCGCACCCGCGGTGGTGATGCCTGGCAGGCGTTGCAGGACGCGGCGGCCGACGGTACGCCGACCGGCGCCGCGAAGCCCGCCGTCAGCCTCGGCATGCCGTCGATCGGGCAGCCGCAGATGCCCGTCGCGACGGCGCCAGCCTGCGCCGCGAACTGA
- a CDS encoding class I SAM-dependent methyltransferase, which translates to MNDHYFSAEPASADERRTLTLRLADRAVSMTTAPGVFCPDRLDAGTAVLLNHAPTPPPSGTFLDVGCGWGPITTTLALRSPSAQVWGVDVNRRALDLCADNVAAQGCSNVTVAQPSQVPDDVRFDLIWSNPPIRVGKKVLHELLLTWLPRLVVGGHAFLVVQRNLGSDSLQKWLAEQLGSSYAIERLTSVKGFRILAIERLDDGGPLPLPASDDVTRSSDA; encoded by the coding sequence ATGAACGACCACTACTTCAGCGCCGAGCCCGCCTCCGCCGACGAGCGTCGCACCCTCACGCTCCGCCTCGCCGACCGCGCGGTCTCGATGACGACAGCACCCGGCGTCTTCTGCCCCGATCGCCTCGACGCCGGTACCGCCGTCCTGCTTAACCACGCTCCGACGCCGCCGCCGAGCGGGACGTTCCTCGACGTCGGTTGCGGGTGGGGCCCGATCACGACGACGCTCGCGCTGCGCTCCCCGTCAGCGCAGGTCTGGGGCGTCGACGTCAACCGTCGTGCGCTCGACCTGTGTGCCGACAACGTTGCGGCGCAGGGGTGTTCGAACGTCACCGTCGCGCAGCCGTCGCAGGTGCCGGACGACGTCCGGTTCGACCTCATCTGGTCGAACCCGCCGATCCGGGTCGGAAAGAAGGTGCTGCACGAGCTGTTGCTGACATGGCTGCCGCGCCTCGTCGTCGGCGGGCACGCCTTTCTCGTCGTGCAGCGCAACCTCGGCTCGGACTCGCTGCAGAAGTGGCTCGCCGAGCAGCTCGGCTCGTCGTATGCGATCGAGCGGCTGACGAGCGTCAAGGGATTCCGCATCCTCGCGATCGAACGCCTCGACGACGGCGGGCCGCTGCCGCTGCCGGCGTCCGACGACGTCACCCGCAGCAGCGACGCCTGA